A genomic window from Pseudomonas argentinensis includes:
- a CDS encoding substrate-binding periplasmic protein gives MTACRLLYGCAVMAALWCSAGLAQSLTGGAAQWPPYSYQDGEGRATGIAVDVIRRVMAQSGNRLELVFHPARRLNLLLDEGRLDLNYADSPAWNADNATQRFVYSQPYLQVREYLYFLSDHPSRHLPIEHLRGLRIGMVRGYAYRSLDSALGSGRLEKLETSRDHALVELLVRRRVDAVAMVDEVFIDQLAARKLAPEGFTRGAQLSDAPLVIKLQRRHADQLPQLNAALQALVRSGEVERIRRSYLRAEPVTPGSATAKR, from the coding sequence ATGACAGCTTGTCGCCTGCTGTACGGCTGTGCAGTGATGGCCGCCCTGTGGTGCAGCGCCGGCCTGGCGCAGAGTCTGACGGGCGGCGCCGCGCAGTGGCCGCCCTACAGTTATCAGGATGGCGAGGGCCGGGCGACCGGGATCGCCGTGGATGTCATCCGTCGGGTCATGGCGCAGAGCGGCAACCGGCTGGAGTTGGTGTTCCACCCGGCCAGGCGCCTCAACCTCCTGCTGGACGAAGGTCGCCTGGATCTCAATTATGCCGACTCGCCGGCCTGGAACGCCGACAACGCCACGCAACGCTTCGTCTACTCGCAGCCTTACCTGCAGGTGCGCGAGTATCTGTACTTCCTGAGCGACCACCCGTCCCGGCACCTGCCCATCGAGCACTTGCGCGGGCTGCGTATCGGCATGGTGCGCGGTTACGCCTACCGCAGCCTGGACAGCGCCCTGGGCAGCGGCCGGCTGGAAAAGCTGGAAACCTCGCGGGATCACGCGCTGGTCGAGTTGCTGGTGCGCCGGCGGGTCGACGCCGTCGCCATGGTGGACGAGGTGTTCATCGATCAGCTCGCCGCCCGCAAACTTGCGCCAGAGGGCTTTACCCGCGGCGCCCAGCTCAGCGATGCGCCGCTGGTGATCAAGCTGCAACGCCGGCACGCCGATCAGTTGCCGCAGCTCAATGCTGCGCTGCAGGCGCTGGTGCGCAGCGGCGAGGTCGAGCGCATCCGCCGCAGCTACCTGCGCGCCGAGCCCGTAACGCCCGGCAGCGCCACCGCGAAACGCTGA
- a CDS encoding sensor domain-containing phosphodiesterase: protein MLAPYPPLPMNELRRQRLIDAHPCLVDADSDAFLDEVVKIAALYFTTPICLITILDRKRQWFRARVGTELQETPRADSFCAYSVAIGDSVEVCDAQQDERFRCNPLVTGKPGIRYYAGVPLVLEGGLVLGNLCVIDTQPRALMSAADKAMLEQIGRLAVTRLDEMRTAAFIDGATGLYNHAKLDEDIGDAIERGESPLAVAIELVSPAQLNDMLKSLGFQFLIDFTLSVKNLLRRLLPASWELYKISALRFACVAPGNQLEQAQAVFATLLEAFGKPIHCQELPVLPQIGIGVLRLEPGAVPEGWMRLIVCAADEARTSGQGWAYYDEQMDAVQQRANRLLNDLADAVRADDQLRLVFQPRVDLNTGACLSVEALLRWTHPTLGEVGPAEFIPLAEKTPLIHAVSFWVINRAISQIDAWRREGTDLKVAINVSAEDLNNDHLTDEIVRLLARHELDGSCLEVEFTESALVGDFSVVITQIERLQAMGVEIAIDDFGSGYSNWSHLRDIPANTVKLDRSFMDDLQPGNKDWNIVRALISLARELGQRVVAEGIETKHTLEVIREWGCQEAQGFYISRPLEAGDLLAWLDQRTAAAISSSELA, encoded by the coding sequence ATGCTGGCTCCGTACCCACCCCTACCGATGAACGAGCTGAGGCGGCAGCGCCTGATCGACGCGCACCCGTGCCTCGTCGACGCCGACAGCGACGCCTTCCTCGACGAAGTGGTGAAGATTGCCGCGCTGTACTTCACTACGCCGATCTGCCTGATCACCATCCTCGACCGTAAACGGCAATGGTTCCGCGCCCGGGTGGGTACCGAGCTGCAGGAAACCCCGCGCGCCGACTCGTTTTGCGCCTACAGCGTGGCCATCGGCGACAGCGTCGAGGTCTGCGATGCCCAGCAGGACGAGCGCTTTCGCTGCAACCCGCTGGTCACGGGTAAGCCGGGCATCCGCTATTACGCCGGTGTGCCGCTGGTGCTCGAAGGCGGGTTGGTGCTCGGCAACCTGTGCGTGATCGATACCCAGCCGCGCGCCCTGATGTCTGCCGCCGACAAGGCGATGCTGGAGCAGATCGGCCGCCTGGCCGTCACCCGCCTCGACGAGATGCGCACTGCGGCCTTTATCGATGGCGCCACCGGGCTGTACAACCACGCCAAGCTGGACGAGGACATCGGCGACGCGATCGAGCGGGGGGAAAGCCCATTGGCGGTGGCCATCGAGCTGGTGTCCCCGGCGCAGCTCAACGATATGCTCAAGTCGCTCGGCTTCCAGTTCCTGATCGACTTCACCCTGTCCGTGAAGAACCTCCTGCGCCGCCTGCTGCCGGCCAGCTGGGAGCTTTACAAGATCAGCGCCCTGCGCTTCGCCTGCGTGGCGCCCGGCAATCAGCTGGAGCAGGCCCAGGCGGTGTTCGCCACGCTGCTCGAAGCGTTCGGCAAGCCCATTCATTGCCAGGAACTGCCGGTGCTGCCGCAGATCGGTATCGGCGTGCTGCGCCTGGAGCCCGGCGCGGTGCCCGAGGGCTGGATGCGCCTGATCGTCTGCGCCGCCGATGAAGCGCGCACCTCGGGGCAGGGCTGGGCCTATTACGACGAACAGATGGACGCCGTGCAGCAGCGCGCCAACCGCCTGCTCAACGACTTGGCCGACGCGGTGCGTGCCGATGACCAGCTGCGCCTGGTGTTCCAGCCGCGCGTCGACCTGAACACCGGCGCCTGTCTATCGGTCGAGGCGCTGCTGCGCTGGACGCACCCGACCCTGGGCGAGGTCGGCCCTGCCGAATTCATTCCCCTGGCCGAGAAGACGCCCCTGATCCACGCGGTCAGCTTCTGGGTGATCAACCGGGCAATCAGCCAGATCGATGCGTGGCGCCGTGAGGGCACGGATCTCAAGGTGGCCATCAACGTATCGGCCGAGGACCTGAACAACGATCACCTGACCGACGAGATCGTCCGCCTGCTGGCGCGCCACGAGCTCGATGGCTCGTGCCTGGAAGTGGAGTTCACCGAGAGCGCGCTGGTCGGCGACTTCTCGGTGGTGATCACCCAGATCGAGCGGCTCCAGGCCATGGGCGTGGAAATTGCCATCGACGACTTCGGCAGCGGCTACAGCAACTGGTCCCACTTGCGCGACATTCCGGCCAATACGGTGAAGCTCGACCGCTCGTTCATGGATGACCTGCAACCGGGCAACAAGGACTGGAACATCGTCCGCGCACTGATCAGCCTGGCCAGGGAACTGGGTCAGCGGGTGGTCGCCGAAGGCATCGAAACCAAGCACACCCTCGAGGTGATTCGCGAGTGGGGCTGCCAGGAGGCCCAGGGCTTCTACATTTCCCGTCCGCTGGAAGCCGGTGACCTGCTGGCCTGGCTGGACCAGCGCACGGCCGCCGCCATAAGCAGTTCGGAGCTGGCGTAA
- a CDS encoding LysE family translocator, with protein MALHLWFTFFLAYLATTLTPGPNVLLVVRNALRHGPAAIGATLLGNPTAQLVVTTGVALGVGALLIAMPTAFVALKIISAGYLIYLGIGQLLGRRSAAGTSVTEPAVSRVANWRITGAAFLCRPATPRR; from the coding sequence ATGGCCCTGCATCTGTGGTTCACCTTCTTTCTGGCCTATCTGGCCACCACCCTGACGCCTGGGCCGAACGTGCTGCTGGTGGTGCGCAATGCCTTGCGCCACGGGCCGGCGGCCATCGGCGCCACGCTGCTAGGCAACCCCACGGCGCAGCTGGTGGTCACCACGGGCGTCGCGCTGGGCGTCGGAGCACTGCTGATCGCCATGCCAACCGCCTTTGTGGCACTGAAGATCATTAGCGCTGGCTACCTGATCTACCTGGGGATTGGCCAGCTGCTGGGTCGCCGGTCAGCTGCCGGTACGAGCGTGACGGAACCGGCCGTCAGTCGGGTGGCGAACTGGCGTATCACTGGCGCGGCGTTTCTGTGTCGGCCAGCAACCCCAAGACGATGA
- a CDS encoding SDR family oxidoreductase, whose amino-acid sequence MAHHALVVGASGIVGSATSRLLAEQGWQVTGLARNPNTAENVTPLAADLLDPASLATALEGLKPTHVYLATWARQATEAENIRVNSAMIRNLLDALRPAGSVKHVALVTGLKHYLGPFEAYGKGTLPQTPFREEQGRLDVENFYYAQEDEVFAAAKRDGFTWSVHRPHTVTGMAVGNAMNMATTLAVYASICRETGRPFRFPGSAVQWNSLTDMTDARQLAKQLRWASTTPAAANQAFNIVNGDVFRWKWMWQRIAEWFGIQAAPFEGEPAPLEQQMANDAEIWHTLAAKHGLAEAEIERLVSPWHTDADLGRPIEVVTDMSKSRKLGFLDYQASDEAFFAVFGQLRTAKLIP is encoded by the coding sequence ATGGCACATCACGCACTGGTCGTCGGCGCCAGCGGTATCGTCGGCAGCGCTACATCGCGGCTGTTGGCCGAACAGGGCTGGCAGGTCACCGGCCTGGCTCGTAACCCGAACACCGCCGAAAACGTCACCCCGCTGGCCGCGGACCTGCTCGACCCCGCCTCGCTGGCCACGGCCCTCGAAGGCCTCAAGCCCACCCACGTGTACCTGGCCACCTGGGCGCGCCAGGCCACCGAGGCAGAAAACATCCGCGTCAATTCGGCGATGATCCGCAACCTGCTGGATGCCTTGCGCCCGGCCGGCAGCGTCAAGCACGTCGCCCTGGTCACCGGCCTCAAGCACTACCTCGGCCCGTTCGAGGCCTACGGCAAGGGCACCCTGCCGCAGACGCCGTTTCGCGAAGAACAGGGCCGCCTGGACGTGGAGAACTTCTATTACGCCCAGGAAGACGAAGTGTTCGCCGCCGCCAAACGCGACGGCTTCACCTGGAGCGTGCACCGCCCACACACCGTTACCGGCATGGCGGTCGGCAATGCCATGAACATGGCGACCACCCTTGCCGTCTATGCCTCGATCTGCCGGGAAACCGGCCGCCCGTTCCGCTTCCCGGGCTCGGCCGTGCAGTGGAACAGCCTCACCGACATGACCGATGCCCGCCAGTTGGCCAAACAGCTGCGCTGGGCCTCGACCACCCCGGCGGCCGCCAACCAGGCGTTCAATATCGTCAATGGCGACGTGTTTCGCTGGAAGTGGATGTGGCAACGCATCGCCGAGTGGTTCGGCATCCAGGCCGCGCCCTTCGAAGGCGAGCCTGCACCGCTTGAGCAGCAGATGGCCAACGACGCGGAGATCTGGCACACCCTCGCCGCCAAGCACGGCCTGGCCGAAGCCGAGATCGAGCGCCTGGTCTCGCCCTGGCACACCGATGCCGACCTTGGCCGCCCCATCGAAGTGGTCACCGACATGTCGAAAAGCCGCAAGCTGGGCTTTCTCGACTACCAGGCCAGTGACGAAGCCTTTTTCGCGGTATTCGGGCAGTTGCGTACGGCCAAGCTGATTCCCTGA
- a CDS encoding winged helix-turn-helix transcriptional regulator, translated as MQPGTPDEQWREDCAPRRVLELFATKWTSMLLHTLHARHGGTARTGVLQRSLPGISKKMLVQTLRELEASGLIDRQVHDSVPPTVDYSLTELGQRLVEPIEMIYGWARDNAPALDALQPRQTSRRR; from the coding sequence ATGCAACCCGGCACTCCCGATGAACAATGGCGCGAAGACTGCGCGCCGCGACGTGTACTGGAACTGTTCGCCACCAAGTGGACGAGCATGCTCCTGCACACGCTGCATGCCCGTCACGGCGGCACCGCCCGCACCGGCGTGCTGCAGCGCAGCCTGCCCGGTATCTCCAAGAAGATGCTGGTGCAGACCCTGCGCGAGCTGGAAGCCAGCGGCCTGATCGACCGCCAGGTGCATGACAGCGTGCCGCCCACCGTCGACTACTCGCTGACCGAACTCGGCCAGCGACTGGTCGAACCCATCGAGATGATCTACGGCTGGGCGCGTGACAATGCCCCGGCGCTCGATGCACTGCAGCCACGGCAGACGTCGCGCAGGCGTTGA
- a CDS encoding alanine/glycine:cation symporter family protein → MSALLDAFSGLLWTYLAIPMLLLSGAYLTWVCRGVQVRMIPEMFRVITERNHGDQKAISSFKAFTISAASRVGTGNIAGVATAIALGGPGAVFWMWMVALLGGATAFVESTLGQLYKSDKHYRYHGGPAYYIQRALGWRWLAIIFAVMISITYGLVFNSVQANSIIDVMQTSFGGEDGNPHLNWILGGVLTVLTGAIIFGGVQIISKVSVTVVPVMAVMYLSLGTLVIVLNIGQVPAMIGEIFAHAFGFREIASGGVGAAIMMGMRRGLFSNEAGMGSVPNASATASVSHPVKQGLVQSLGVYFDTMVICTMTAIIVLLADPSHAYGDSTMGAGLTQWALAEQLGNWALHFLTLAILLFAFTSVIGNYYYGESNIQYMFGSKLLLNLFRVAVMAFVMIGSVVQMSVVWSMADVFMPLLALTNLIAIVPLAGIVARLLKHYREQRQRGVEPVFHRDDMPDLKNIECWDGSDHTTCAQTYGDSAGSTAKR, encoded by the coding sequence GTGTCTGCGTTGCTCGATGCCTTCTCCGGCCTGCTCTGGACCTACCTTGCCATCCCCATGCTGCTGCTCAGCGGCGCGTACCTGACGTGGGTCTGCCGCGGCGTACAGGTGCGCATGATCCCGGAAATGTTCCGGGTGATCACCGAGCGCAACCATGGCGATCAGAAGGCCATCTCGTCCTTCAAGGCGTTCACCATTTCCGCCGCGTCGCGGGTGGGTACCGGCAATATCGCCGGCGTGGCCACGGCCATCGCACTGGGTGGCCCGGGTGCGGTGTTCTGGATGTGGATGGTGGCCCTGCTGGGCGGCGCCACCGCCTTCGTGGAGTCGACCCTGGGCCAGCTGTACAAGTCCGACAAGCATTACCGCTACCACGGCGGGCCGGCCTATTACATTCAGCGCGCCCTGGGCTGGCGCTGGCTGGCGATCATCTTTGCGGTGATGATCAGCATCACCTATGGCCTGGTGTTCAACTCGGTACAGGCCAACTCGATCATCGACGTGATGCAGACCTCCTTCGGCGGCGAAGACGGCAACCCGCACCTGAACTGGATACTGGGCGGCGTGCTGACGGTGCTGACCGGCGCGATCATCTTTGGCGGCGTGCAGATCATCTCCAAGGTCTCGGTGACCGTGGTGCCGGTGATGGCGGTGATGTACCTGTCGCTCGGCACCCTGGTCATCGTGCTGAACATCGGCCAGGTACCGGCGATGATCGGCGAGATCTTCGCCCATGCCTTCGGCTTTCGCGAGATTGCCAGTGGCGGCGTCGGCGCGGCGATCATGATGGGCATGCGGCGTGGCCTGTTCTCCAACGAAGCCGGCATGGGCTCGGTGCCCAACGCCAGCGCCACGGCGTCGGTGTCGCACCCGGTCAAGCAGGGGCTGGTGCAGAGCCTGGGCGTGTATTTCGACACCATGGTGATCTGCACCATGACGGCGATCATCGTGCTGCTGGCCGATCCCAGCCATGCCTACGGCGACAGCACCATGGGCGCAGGCCTGACCCAGTGGGCCCTGGCCGAACAACTGGGCAACTGGGCGCTGCATTTCCTGACCCTGGCCATCCTGCTGTTCGCCTTCACCTCGGTGATCGGCAACTACTATTACGGCGAATCCAACATTCAGTACATGTTCGGCAGCAAGCTTTTGCTCAACCTGTTTCGGGTCGCGGTGATGGCCTTCGTGATGATCGGCTCGGTGGTGCAGATGTCCGTGGTCTGGTCCATGGCGGATGTGTTCATGCCGCTGCTGGCCCTCACCAACCTGATCGCCATCGTGCCGCTGGCCGGTATCGTCGCCAGGCTGCTCAAGCATTACCGCGAGCAGCGTCAGCGTGGTGTGGAGCCGGTGTTCCACCGCGATGACATGCCGGACCTGAAGAACATCGAATGCTGGGACGGCAGCGACCACACCACCTGCGCGCAGACTTACGGCGATTCGGCCGGCAGCACAGCGAAACGCTAG
- a CDS encoding LysE family translocator, which yields MSASNPKTMIFLCAFLPRFLQPERSVTLQFTVMYLTIAAIVEVVHSLYCFTAFRFGKRLEAMGWVATLKRLTGALFIGPGLRLLTVRAV from the coding sequence GTGTCGGCCAGCAACCCCAAGACGATGATCTTCCTGTGCGCATTCCTGCCGCGGTTTCTGCAGCCCGAGCGCTCCGTGACGCTGCAGTTCACGGTCATGTACCTGACCATCGCCGCCATCGTGGAGGTGGTGCATTCGCTGTACTGCTTTACGGCGTTTCGCTTCGGCAAACGGCTCGAGGCCATGGGCTGGGTGGCGACTCTCAAACGCCTGACCGGCGCGCTGTTTATCGGGCCGGGCCTGCGCCTACTCACTGTCCGAGCGGTGTAA